The following proteins are encoded in a genomic region of Bufo bufo chromosome 11, aBufBuf1.1, whole genome shotgun sequence:
- the LOC120981878 gene encoding cyclin-dependent kinase 2-interacting protein yields the protein MEGHVAVSGSCDAGRMESKTSVTPKKSALTGSARKIKDNAADWHNLMLRWESCNDTAFSAASKIVNLKISSLSYEKMLSDGAEPAHENPGKDKEELERLCSELLEVLEKMKQMQQKMEKLTSTFKGVCDLEAYQCSGGTPRPILFHTWPTTLFYETSLKMSEMYKKEICLKKTIVGEIAHTAEQDLLMVYLSCWLYQPYVESSIKVLLESMLLESGHRPL from the exons gtAAAACCTCTGTTACCCCTAAAAAGTCGGCACTGACTGGCAGCGCAAGGAAGATAAAGGACAATGCAGCGGATTGGCACAACCTGATGCTGAGATGGGAGAGCTGCAATGACACTGCATTCAGTGCGGCCAGCAAGATCGTCAATCTTAAAATAAGCTCCTT ATCATATGAGAAGATGTTATCAGATGGCGCAGAGCCTGCTCATGAGAATCCAGGCAAGGACAAAGAAGAACTGGAAAGACTATGCTCGGAGTTACTTGAAgtgctggagaaaatg aaacAAATGCAGCAGAAAATGGAGAAGCTAACGTCTACATTTAAAGGGGTGTGCGATCTGGAAGCTTATCAGTGCAGTGGCGGGACGCCAAGGCCGATACTTTTCCATACGTGGCCTACGACTCTATTTT ACGAGACCTCCTTAAAGATGTCAGAAATGTACAAAAAAGAAATTTGCCTGAAGAAGACTATTGTCGGAGAAATAGCGCACACCGCAGAGCAGGACCTGTTAATGGTCTACCTCTCCTGCTGGTTGTATCAGCCCTACGTTGAGAGCAGCATAAAGGTCTTATTAGAGAGCATGCTGCTGGAGAGCGGGCACCGGCCCCTGTAA
- the ZNF839 gene encoding zinc finger protein 839 isoform X2 — MAALGCPSNMAAVVNALEQMEEYVQVVVGADGDPSQVVMVQRADGGLLRPVQELSPELLRSLSQSDAVFYVQSDGSLVPGGSLEDVQAGVRLVTGGGHELEAAHPEVKLVTRGQMEEAVTGGHVVEAAYPEMRLETGGQIEEAITGGHVVEASYPEMRLETGGQIEEAITGDHVVEAAYPEMRLGNGGQIEEAVAGGHVVEAAYPEMRLETGGQIEEDITGGHVVETAYPEMRLETGGQIEEAITGGHVVEAMQSEMRLDFGGQLAEATHHPVSLATQDIESGAHVMETIQSAVNLVTRGQEVEAAHPEMILIPGGQMEDSGVNLVTGGQVVEAEQSVMEEPMSLVNGGQVVEEVLSPDMAVETGGGLEEAHPDMLTALNLTKDRGRVQERPEVSLASAGAPEMAAQGIAQSQSLPAVVGAARSGLPTLTAPVSMLKDAAQQLKTVAHHVALREGDSVTRILNQKQLKFIHVQVPGAQATKSADPVVLNLSAVHTKTASPGLPSAQNVQIKSLSESGRSLVVNASSLESPVQILVRQTQPSAAKPRNPDPNKNGRESKEHRSCVAHPQNGARASYATEQTQKKGHKRKKSIKIKTRSGRISRPPKHKAKDYKFLKVGDLIQDSTSDSEDYSELSTDEEEKGAKEHVTCDTYTVKNALFQCQTCEKSYMGKGGLSRHYRLYPSHGQMEPLQSGVGGHLVPSEPKKPNPRSRKRLLEDPLNPIVASLPTLDRDGLQFVPVTQTCRGRRQMTGRRFGRHRKILAIASSEQNALTAKEFIQQCEDKDLKEHVAPCFSERLSVYDFLLVKVKQEHPDKPLFPHLYKELEKLHSMVRILAQEYFNNGAAEKGLEVADSTVAASLGISSEKVVKVSASGTSAATEEQRRQLKEGIECVAEETMPPSKRPKLDEPESVSSTQDVTTGNATDINEEQEADLVSIVDQLACGNDTCSGVTNNGTEKVIEVSHPNVTKEEAENLHTITDPASIPCDIEQNVEETSLPLVGSSSPESSDFTQISSQCSEKSLGDAIQSEVIQEGTGAEEVLPGGHSFQLPCPPSSAADPVLFPDASSTTIAEETCSESLQGLDTFISPEIIASDQCPQAFGFHHGHELVFVHGTEETVTGEVAVIYDGAGSPANPQLGTEVALVELK; from the exons ATGGCGGCGCTGGGCTGCCCCAGCAACATGGCGGCGGTCGTGAACGCGTTGGAACAGATGGAGGAGTATGTGCAGGTGGTGGTCGGGGCGGACGGGGACCCCAGCCAGGTGGTGATGGTGCAGAGGGCAGACGGCGGCCTCCTCAGGCCGGTGCAGGAGCTGAGCCCGGAGCTTCTGAGGAGCCTCTCCCAGAGCGACGCCGTCTTCTACGTCCAGTCCGACGGGAGCCTGGTGCCCGGGGGGAGCCTGGAGGACGTGCAGGCTGGGGTGAGGCTGGTGACCGGGGGAGGCCATGAACTGGAGGCTGCCCACCCTGAGGTCAAGCTGGTCACTAGAGGCCAAATGGAAGAGGCTGTAACTGGGGGCCATGTTGTGGAGGCCGCTTACCCTGAGATGAGGCTGGAGACTGGAGGCCAGATAGAAGAGGCTATAACTGGGGGCCATGTTGTGGAGGCCTCTTACCCTGAGATGAGGCTGGAGACTGGAGGCCAGATAGAAGAGGCTATAACTGGGGACCATGTTGTGGAGGCCGCTTACCCTGAGATGAGGCTGGGCAATGGAGGCCAAATAGAAGAGGCTGTAGCTGGGGGCCATGTTGTGGAGGCCGCTTACCCTGAGATGAGGCTGGAGACTGGAGGCCAGATAGAAGAGGATATAACTGGGGGACATGTTGTGGAGACCGCTTACCCTGAGATGAGGCTGGAGACTGGAGGCCAGATAGAAGAGGCTATAACTGGGGGCCATGTTGTGGAGGCCATGCAGTCCGAGATGAGGCTGGACTTTGGAGGACAGTTGGCAGAAGCCACCCACCACCCTGTTAGTTTGGCCACCCAGGATATTGAAAGCGGAGCCCATGTAATGGAGACCATCCAGTCAGCGGTCAACTTAGTAACCAGAggccaggaggtggaggccgCCCACCCGGAGATGATTCTGATACCTGGCGGCCAAATGGAAGATAGCGGGGTGAACCTGGTCACTGGAGGCCAGGTGGTGGAGGCTGAACAGTCTGTGATGGAGGAGCCCATGAGCCTGGTGAATGGAGGCCAGGTGGTGGAGGAGGTCCTCAGTCCTGACATGGCGGTAGAGACTGGAGGAGGTCTGGAGGAAGCCCACCCTGATATGCTAACGGCATTGAACCTCACCAAGGACAGAGGCCGGGTCCAGGAGAGACCTGAGGTCAGCCTCGCGTCCGCCGGGGCTCCAGAGATGGCGGCACAGGGCATTGCGCAAAGCCAGTCATTGCCGGCAGTGGTGGGCGCCGCGCGGTCAGGACTCCCCACGTTAACTGCTCCTGTCTCCATGCTGAAGGATGCGGCCCAGCAGCTGAAGACGGTGGCCCACCACGTGGCCCTAAGAGAGGGGGACTCCGTCACCAGGATCCTCAACCAGAAG cagctgaaATTCATCCACGTTCAAGTGCCTGGCGCCCAGGCCACGAAGAGCGCCGATCCGGTGGTGCTTAATCTGAGCGCGGTCCATACGAAAACTGCCAGTCCCGGTCTGCCCAGCGCGCAGAACGTACAGATCAAGTCTCTGAGCGAATCCGGGCGGTCGCTGGTGGTGAACGCTTCCTCTCTGGAGTCTCCCGTCCAAATCCTCGTCCGGCAGACTCAGCCGTCGGCAGCGAAGCCCAGGAACCCGGACCCCAATAAGAACGGCAGGGAGTCGAAGGAGCACCGATCCTGCGTTGCTCACCCCCAGAACGGCGCTCGCGCCTCGTACGCCACCGAGCAGACACAGAAAAAGGGCCATAAACGGAAAAAGTCCATAAAGATCAAGACCCGCTCCGGGCGCATCTCTCGCCCTCCCAAACACAAAGCAAAAGACTACAAGTTCCTGAAAGTGGGCGACTTGATTCAAGACAGCACGTCCGATTCAGAAGACTACTCGGAGCTGAGCACGGACGAGGAAGAAAAAGGCGCCAAGGAGCACGTGACATGCGACACGTACACCGTGAAAAATGCGCTCTTCCAGTGTCAGACGTGTGAGAAGTCCTACATGGGTAAAGGGGGGCTCTCCCGCCACTACCGGCTGTACCCCAGTCACGGACAGATGGAGCCTTTGCAGTCTGGTGTCGGAGGGCATTTGGTACCCAGTGAACCAAAG AAACCCAACCCTAGATCCAGGAAGAGGCTGTTAGAAGACCCTCTGAACCCTATTGTTGCCAGCCTGCCAACCTTGGACAGAGACGGTCTTCAGTTTGTACCAGTAACACAAACGTGTCGGGGACGACGGCAGATGACGGGCAGAAGATTCGGACGCCACCGGAAAATACTGGCTATTGCATCCTCTGAACAGAACGCACTGACAGCGAAAGAA TTTATTCAGCAATGTGAAGACAAGGATTTAAAGGAACACGTTGCCCCTTGTTTTTCGGAGCGGCTTTCAGTCTATGACTTTTTGCTTGTGAAg GTCAAACAAGAACACCCGGACAAGCCTTTGTTTCCGCACCTATATAAAGAACTGGAGAAATTGCACTCCATGGTCCGAATCTTGGCTCAAGAGTATTTTAACAATGGCGCTGCGGAAAAGGGACTTGAAGTAGCAGACAGTACG GTGGCAGCATCGCTGGGCATTTCTTCAGAAAAGGTGGTAAAAGTCTCTGCTTCTGGTACGTCTGCTGCAACAGAAGAGCAGAGACGACAGTTAAAAGAAGGGATTGAG TGTGTAGCGGAAGAGACAATGCCGCCATCAAAACGACCTAAACTAGATGAACCAGAAAGTGTGAGCTCAACCCAAGATGTCACCACAGGAAACGCCACAGATATCAATGAAGAACAGGAGGCGG ATCTGGTGTCCATAGTGGATCAGTTGGCTTGTGGAAATGACACCTGTTCTGGTGTTACTAATAATGGTACCGAAAAAGTAATTGAAGTCTCGCACCCGAATGTAACGAAGGAGGAGGCAGAAAACCTACACACTATTACCGATCCAGCATCTATTCCATGTGACATAGAGCAGAACGTTGAGGAAACCTCTTTACCTTTGGTCGGCTCAAGTTCTCCAGAGTCAAGTGACTTTACGCAGATTTCCAGTCAATGTTCAGAGAAATCTTTAGGTGACGCAATTCAGTCAGAAGTAATCCAGGAGGGCACAGGAGCTGAGGAGGTTTTACCAGGAGGCCATTCTTTTCAGCTTCCATGTCCACCGTCTTCTGCGGCTGATCCCGTCCTTTTTCCCGATGCTTCTTCCACCACCATTGCAGAAGAGACATGCAGTGAAAGCCTCCAAGGTCTGGACACCTTCATCTCCCCAGAGATCATTGCCAGTGACCAGTGCCCTCAGGCTTTTGGATTCCACCATGGACATGAGCTGGTGTTTGTTCACGGCACAGAGGAAACCGTGACTGGCGAAGTGGCTGTAATATACGATGGCGCAGGGTCTCCTGCTAACCCGCAGCTGGGCACAGAGGTGGCACTTGTAGAATTGAAGTAA
- the ZNF839 gene encoding zinc finger protein 839 isoform X1, which translates to MAALGCPSNMAAVVNALEQMEEYVQVVVGADGDPSQVVMVQRADGGLLRPVQELSPELLRSLSQSDAVFYVQSDGSLVPGGSLEDVQAGVRLVTGGGHELEAAHPEVKLVTRGQMEEAVTGGHVVEAAYPEMRLETGGQIEEAITGGHVVEASYPEMRLETGGQIEEAITGDHVVEAAYPEMRLGNGGQIEEAVAGGHVVEAAYPEMRLETGGQIEEDITGGHVVETAYPEMRLETGGQIEEAITGGHVVEAMQSEMRLDFGGQLAEATHHPVSLATQDIESGAHVMETIQSAVNLVTRGQEVEAAHPEMILIPGGQMEDSGVNLVTGGQVVEAEQSVMEEPMSLVNGGQVVEEVLSPDMAVETGGGLEEAHPDMLTALNLTKDRGRVQERPEVSLASAGAPEMAAQGIAQSQSLPAVVGAARSGLPTLTAPVSMLKDAAQQLKTVAHHVALREGDSVTRILNQKQLKFIHVQVPGAQATKSADPVVLNLSAVHTKTASPGLPSAQNVQIKSLSESGRSLVVNASSLESPVQILVRQTQPSAAKPRNPDPNKNGRESKEHRSCVAHPQNGARASYATEQTQKKGHKRKKSIKIKTRSGRISRPPKHKAKDYKFLKVGDLIQDSTSDSEDYSELSTDEEEKGAKEHVTCDTYTVKNALFQCQTCEKSYMGKGGLSRHYRLYPSHGQMEPLQSGVGGHLVPSEPKKPNPRSRKRLLEDPLNPIVASLPTLDRDGLQFVPVTQTCRGRRQMTGRRFGRHRKILAIASSEQNALTAKEFIQQCEDKDLKEHVAPCFSERLSVYDFLLVKVKQEHPDKPLFPHLYKELEKLHSMVRILAQEYFNNGAAEKGLEVADSTVAASLGISSEKVVKVSASGTSAATEEQRRQLKEGIECVAEETMPPSKRPKLDEPESVSSTQDVTTGNATDINEEQEAGCTDLVSIVDQLACGNDTCSGVTNNGTEKVIEVSHPNVTKEEAENLHTITDPASIPCDIEQNVEETSLPLVGSSSPESSDFTQISSQCSEKSLGDAIQSEVIQEGTGAEEVLPGGHSFQLPCPPSSAADPVLFPDASSTTIAEETCSESLQGLDTFISPEIIASDQCPQAFGFHHGHELVFVHGTEETVTGEVAVIYDGAGSPANPQLGTEVALVELK; encoded by the exons ATGGCGGCGCTGGGCTGCCCCAGCAACATGGCGGCGGTCGTGAACGCGTTGGAACAGATGGAGGAGTATGTGCAGGTGGTGGTCGGGGCGGACGGGGACCCCAGCCAGGTGGTGATGGTGCAGAGGGCAGACGGCGGCCTCCTCAGGCCGGTGCAGGAGCTGAGCCCGGAGCTTCTGAGGAGCCTCTCCCAGAGCGACGCCGTCTTCTACGTCCAGTCCGACGGGAGCCTGGTGCCCGGGGGGAGCCTGGAGGACGTGCAGGCTGGGGTGAGGCTGGTGACCGGGGGAGGCCATGAACTGGAGGCTGCCCACCCTGAGGTCAAGCTGGTCACTAGAGGCCAAATGGAAGAGGCTGTAACTGGGGGCCATGTTGTGGAGGCCGCTTACCCTGAGATGAGGCTGGAGACTGGAGGCCAGATAGAAGAGGCTATAACTGGGGGCCATGTTGTGGAGGCCTCTTACCCTGAGATGAGGCTGGAGACTGGAGGCCAGATAGAAGAGGCTATAACTGGGGACCATGTTGTGGAGGCCGCTTACCCTGAGATGAGGCTGGGCAATGGAGGCCAAATAGAAGAGGCTGTAGCTGGGGGCCATGTTGTGGAGGCCGCTTACCCTGAGATGAGGCTGGAGACTGGAGGCCAGATAGAAGAGGATATAACTGGGGGACATGTTGTGGAGACCGCTTACCCTGAGATGAGGCTGGAGACTGGAGGCCAGATAGAAGAGGCTATAACTGGGGGCCATGTTGTGGAGGCCATGCAGTCCGAGATGAGGCTGGACTTTGGAGGACAGTTGGCAGAAGCCACCCACCACCCTGTTAGTTTGGCCACCCAGGATATTGAAAGCGGAGCCCATGTAATGGAGACCATCCAGTCAGCGGTCAACTTAGTAACCAGAggccaggaggtggaggccgCCCACCCGGAGATGATTCTGATACCTGGCGGCCAAATGGAAGATAGCGGGGTGAACCTGGTCACTGGAGGCCAGGTGGTGGAGGCTGAACAGTCTGTGATGGAGGAGCCCATGAGCCTGGTGAATGGAGGCCAGGTGGTGGAGGAGGTCCTCAGTCCTGACATGGCGGTAGAGACTGGAGGAGGTCTGGAGGAAGCCCACCCTGATATGCTAACGGCATTGAACCTCACCAAGGACAGAGGCCGGGTCCAGGAGAGACCTGAGGTCAGCCTCGCGTCCGCCGGGGCTCCAGAGATGGCGGCACAGGGCATTGCGCAAAGCCAGTCATTGCCGGCAGTGGTGGGCGCCGCGCGGTCAGGACTCCCCACGTTAACTGCTCCTGTCTCCATGCTGAAGGATGCGGCCCAGCAGCTGAAGACGGTGGCCCACCACGTGGCCCTAAGAGAGGGGGACTCCGTCACCAGGATCCTCAACCAGAAG cagctgaaATTCATCCACGTTCAAGTGCCTGGCGCCCAGGCCACGAAGAGCGCCGATCCGGTGGTGCTTAATCTGAGCGCGGTCCATACGAAAACTGCCAGTCCCGGTCTGCCCAGCGCGCAGAACGTACAGATCAAGTCTCTGAGCGAATCCGGGCGGTCGCTGGTGGTGAACGCTTCCTCTCTGGAGTCTCCCGTCCAAATCCTCGTCCGGCAGACTCAGCCGTCGGCAGCGAAGCCCAGGAACCCGGACCCCAATAAGAACGGCAGGGAGTCGAAGGAGCACCGATCCTGCGTTGCTCACCCCCAGAACGGCGCTCGCGCCTCGTACGCCACCGAGCAGACACAGAAAAAGGGCCATAAACGGAAAAAGTCCATAAAGATCAAGACCCGCTCCGGGCGCATCTCTCGCCCTCCCAAACACAAAGCAAAAGACTACAAGTTCCTGAAAGTGGGCGACTTGATTCAAGACAGCACGTCCGATTCAGAAGACTACTCGGAGCTGAGCACGGACGAGGAAGAAAAAGGCGCCAAGGAGCACGTGACATGCGACACGTACACCGTGAAAAATGCGCTCTTCCAGTGTCAGACGTGTGAGAAGTCCTACATGGGTAAAGGGGGGCTCTCCCGCCACTACCGGCTGTACCCCAGTCACGGACAGATGGAGCCTTTGCAGTCTGGTGTCGGAGGGCATTTGGTACCCAGTGAACCAAAG AAACCCAACCCTAGATCCAGGAAGAGGCTGTTAGAAGACCCTCTGAACCCTATTGTTGCCAGCCTGCCAACCTTGGACAGAGACGGTCTTCAGTTTGTACCAGTAACACAAACGTGTCGGGGACGACGGCAGATGACGGGCAGAAGATTCGGACGCCACCGGAAAATACTGGCTATTGCATCCTCTGAACAGAACGCACTGACAGCGAAAGAA TTTATTCAGCAATGTGAAGACAAGGATTTAAAGGAACACGTTGCCCCTTGTTTTTCGGAGCGGCTTTCAGTCTATGACTTTTTGCTTGTGAAg GTCAAACAAGAACACCCGGACAAGCCTTTGTTTCCGCACCTATATAAAGAACTGGAGAAATTGCACTCCATGGTCCGAATCTTGGCTCAAGAGTATTTTAACAATGGCGCTGCGGAAAAGGGACTTGAAGTAGCAGACAGTACG GTGGCAGCATCGCTGGGCATTTCTTCAGAAAAGGTGGTAAAAGTCTCTGCTTCTGGTACGTCTGCTGCAACAGAAGAGCAGAGACGACAGTTAAAAGAAGGGATTGAG TGTGTAGCGGAAGAGACAATGCCGCCATCAAAACGACCTAAACTAGATGAACCAGAAAGTGTGAGCTCAACCCAAGATGTCACCACAGGAAACGCCACAGATATCAATGAAGAACAGGAGGCGG GATGCACAGATCTGGTGTCCATAGTGGATCAGTTGGCTTGTGGAAATGACACCTGTTCTGGTGTTACTAATAATGGTACCGAAAAAGTAATTGAAGTCTCGCACCCGAATGTAACGAAGGAGGAGGCAGAAAACCTACACACTATTACCGATCCAGCATCTATTCCATGTGACATAGAGCAGAACGTTGAGGAAACCTCTTTACCTTTGGTCGGCTCAAGTTCTCCAGAGTCAAGTGACTTTACGCAGATTTCCAGTCAATGTTCAGAGAAATCTTTAGGTGACGCAATTCAGTCAGAAGTAATCCAGGAGGGCACAGGAGCTGAGGAGGTTTTACCAGGAGGCCATTCTTTTCAGCTTCCATGTCCACCGTCTTCTGCGGCTGATCCCGTCCTTTTTCCCGATGCTTCTTCCACCACCATTGCAGAAGAGACATGCAGTGAAAGCCTCCAAGGTCTGGACACCTTCATCTCCCCAGAGATCATTGCCAGTGACCAGTGCCCTCAGGCTTTTGGATTCCACCATGGACATGAGCTGGTGTTTGTTCACGGCACAGAGGAAACCGTGACTGGCGAAGTGGCTGTAATATACGATGGCGCAGGGTCTCCTGCTAACCCGCAGCTGGGCACAGAGGTGGCACTTGTAGAATTGAAGTAA